The DNA sequence CTTCTCCAATTTTTAAATAATACTTATATAACTCAAATAGTGTTGTCGGTAATTCATCTAAATTCATCTCTTCTTTTATCTGTTTTGCTTCCATTAAATGTTTATATGCTTTTTCGTATTCTCCTGATTCTAAATATATACACCCAAAGTTGTTTTCTATAAATGCTTTTGTTTTTTTATCTTCTTGTTTTTTAAGTAGTTTGTTTGCTTTTTTTAAAACTTCTTCTGCTTTGGCATATTCTTCATTAAGGATAAGTGTTGATGCATATTTAAGTAAGCTTTGAGCATATCTTTTTGCATCCTTTAGCTGATTATCTATTCTTAAGACTTCTTCTGCATACTTTTTAGCATTTTTCTTATCCTTTAATATGTGATAACATGTTGAGATATTGTATAGTATGTTACTTTCTAATTCTAAATTTTTAATAGGTAACTGACTGTAAAATGTATAAGCTTGTCTATATTTGTTTAATGCTATTTCATATAGACCTTTTAGCGTATATATATTACCTTCTTTAATTATTGCTTCTATTACTTTTTCTATATTGCTTATCTTAGAATAGTAGTAAAAACTTTTTTGTATGTTACTTAAAGCATCATCATATAACTTTACATTGATATATGCTTTAGCCATTAGTAAATTATTTTCTGCTAGAATTTCTGTTAAATCATACTTCTGTGCATACTTATCAATTTTTTTATACATTTTTTCTGCATCAGATATATTGTTTAAATTCACATGTACTTTCATTTCTTCTAACCATAATCTGCAGTATCTTTTTACTTGGTCTTTTTCTGTTGCTAAAAGATATTCTAAATCTACATCTAATCTTTGAGCTAGATATTTTAATAATTCGATACTTGGACTTGCTTTACCATTTTCAATATAACTTAGCTGTGCCTTTGAAACATAGTCTCCTCCTAGTTCTCTTAATGACATGTTTTTCTCTTTTCTTAACTTTCTTATCTTTTCTCCTAATGTTAGTATTTGCATACTCATCTCTCCTGTTCACACTTAGTTCTGTTTATTGACTAATTTATTTAACTTTATTGTAATATTATTTCTATTATTTGTCAATAATGTTTATTTAGTACTTTTGTACTATTGTTTGTTATTTAAGTTTTTAAGATTTAAACTTGAAATATCTAAAAAGGCTTAGTTGATTTAGTCAACTAAGCCTTTTCTTTTTAAGATTCAATTGTTTCTTCAATACTCTTAGATTTCTTAATAGCTTTGTACGCTTCTATAATCATCCATATTTCAAGTACCATTATAATAATACCTATTACAAATAACAACCAATCTGATTTACTTGCATATTTTATAATATTATATACCATACCCCAACCTGTCATTAGTATCATGAAGATCATTGGGATTAATGTATATACAATTGGTTTCTTTTTCTTAGCTAGATATACTGTTATAACCAATAGTGCTAATCCTGCCAATAATTGGTTTGTAGCACCAAATAATGGCCATAATATCATTGCGCCTGCTCCACCTGGTTTTGCTAATGCCAATAGTAAAGCAGTAATTACTGCAAATAGTGTTGCACCTGTTTTATTCGCGATTGGCTTGATATTCCACCCCTCTGCTAACTCACTAACAACATATCTTTGTATCCTTGTAGCTGTATCTAGAGTAGTTGCAGCAAAACTCACAATAAATACTGCAAGTATAGTTTTAGCAAATTCACCGCCAATACCTATATGTGAAATAAAGTTAGCACCACCATCAACAAAAGCTCCTAACTTAGCTCCTAGTCCACTTGCACTAGCCCAGTCAGCATATCTTTGTGTCCATGCTGCTGCATCTCCTAACCCTGCTGTACAAGCTATAATAACTAACATTGCAAGTGCACCTTCAAGTAGCATACCGCCATATCCTATTGTCAAAGAATCTTCTTCTTCATTTAGCTGCTTTGAAGAAGTACCAGAAGATACTAAACTGTGGAATCCTGAAATAGCACCACATGCTATAGTAATAAATAAGAATGGTAATATAGGAGGTGCACCTTTAACAGCTGTATTTATAGCTGGAGCTGATATTGTAGGATGTGCAAATACTAATCCTATTAATAATAGAGCCATAGCTACTAATAACTCATGTGAGTTAATATAGTCT is a window from the Caloranaerobacter ferrireducens genome containing:
- a CDS encoding helix-turn-helix domain-containing protein, yielding MQILTLGEKIRKLRKEKNMSLRELGGDYVSKAQLSYIENGKASPSIELLKYLAQRLDVDLEYLLATEKDQVKRYCRLWLEEMKVHVNLNNISDAEKMYKKIDKYAQKYDLTEILAENNLLMAKAYINVKLYDDALSNIQKSFYYYSKISNIEKVIEAIIKEGNIYTLKGLYEIALNKYRQAYTFYSQLPIKNLELESNILYNISTCYHILKDKKNAKKYAEEVLRIDNQLKDAKRYAQSLLKYASTLILNEEYAKAEEVLKKANKLLKKQEDKKTKAFIENNFGCIYLESGEYEKAYKHLMEAKQIKEEMNLDELPTTLFELYKYYLKIGEEEKALKQLESAIEFSIERKLKDYIVKGLDYYIEYLVNKKSYEKAIVKIKEQISILEKMEM
- a CDS encoding carbon starvation CstA family protein, which codes for MNSLLLAVLTYFGFIVAYKTYGKFLGRKLFELSNKNKTPSHIINDGVDYVPTRKSILFGHHFTSIAGTGPIVGPAIGVIWGWVPAVLWVFIGSIFMGAVHDFGALVISSRKKGKSLGDVTKDIVSPTSRVLFLLVIFFLLLIVIAIFAMIIGKLFIMYPASVFPVWMEIPIALLMGYLVYKKNMNVKWLSIIAIILMYFTIWIGAVYINDFHIPEIFGLQEILVWVFILLIYAFIASILPVQTLLQPRDYINSHELLVAMALLLIGLVFAHPTISAPAINTAVKGAPPILPFLFITIACGAISGFHSLVSSGTSSKQLNEEEDSLTIGYGGMLLEGALAMLVIIACTAGLGDAAAWTQRYADWASASGLGAKLGAFVDGGANFISHIGIGGEFAKTILAVFIVSFAATTLDTATRIQRYVVSELAEGWNIKPIANKTGATLFAVITALLLALAKPGGAGAMILWPLFGATNQLLAGLALLVITVYLAKKKKPIVYTLIPMIFMILMTGWGMVYNIIKYASKSDWLLFVIGIIIMVLEIWMIIEAYKAIKKSKSIEETIES